The sequence AGCACCAGACCGGCGATGCCGCCGATTTCGAAACCGCCGACCTTGGCCAGCACATCGACTGGATCGTTCGCATCCGGGCGATTAACTGCGAGCCCTTTCTTGATAACGGCAACTTTCCGCTTGAGCCCCTCATCATCGATGCCGGTCCCGTGAAACGTCACCTCTTCAACTGTGAGATCGGTGATGGCGGCAACGATCGCCGCCGACGGGGTCGTATTACCGATCCCCATATCGCCGGTACCGACCAGGTCAACATTCTCATTTTTACACTTCTCAGCCAGCAAGATCCCGGCTTCGAGACAACGGACCGCATCATCGCGGCTCATCGCCGGGCCCGCAGCGAAATTGGCGGTGCCGTAACCGATTTTGTTTTTAACCAGTCCGGTCAAATCTGCAAAATCGTGATCGACCCCCATGTCGACGACGGTCAGATCGGCACCGGCATGGCTGGCCAGAGCATTGACGCCGGCACCACCATTGACAAAATTATAAACCATTTGCGGCGTCACTTCCCGCGGAAAAGCGCTGACACCCTCTTCGGTGATACCATGGTCACCGGCAAAGGTGAATATCGCTTTTTTGCGAATATCGTCGCGGCCGGTGATTGCAATAAATCGGCGGGCAAACTCCTCGAGCCGCCCAAGTGATCCCCGCGGCTTGGTCTGTTGATCAATATGCGCCTGGACCGCATCGGCTTTTTTTTGATCGATCGGCCTGATCGATTCAAGAGCTTCATTCAAGGTCATCAGTTACAAATCCCTTCCGATTTCATTTCAATTTCAAGGGCAAACCGGAGACTACCAGCCAGGCTTCATCAGCCGCTTCGGCAATTTTCTGGTTCAACAGGCCGGCGAGATCCCTGAAGGTTCTGGCCACACGATTTTCCGGCACGATTCCGGAACCGAGCTCATTACTGACAATATAGGTCGTCGCATTGAGCTGGCGGAGCGCTTCAATCAACGTCGTCGCCTCATGGTAAATTTTCAACTCCTTGTCGCCGTACTCTTCAAGCTGATTGCTGAGCCAGAGCGTCAGGCAATCGATGAGAATGGCCGCAGCCTCTCCGGCCGCCGGTGGAATTGCCTCCGCCAGCTGCAGCGGCTCCTCAAGAACCTGCCAACGTTCACCCCGCTCGGCCTGATGGCGCCCGACCCGAACGGCCATCTCGTCGTCACGCACTTCAGCAGTGGCAACGTAGAGCAGATCGCCAACATGTTCCTCGGCGAGTTTCTGGGCATAACTGCTCTTGCCGGACCGGCTGCCGCCGGTGATATAGACAATGCGACCCATCAGAACTCCAGCCCCTTGCGGGCCGGGATACCGGCATCGTACGGATGCTTGACTTTTTCCATTGAAGTGACCAGGTCGGCCAGATCCCGGATCTCATCCGGGGCATTGCGCCCGGTCAGAATAAGATTCATTGGTTCCGGACGCTCTTCAATCAGTTTGCGAATCGCCGCGATTTCGATATACCCGTTGTGCATCGAATTATTGATTTCGTCGAACACCGCCAGATCGTATGCACCGGAGAGAACCAGCTCCTTCGCCTCGGCAAAGGTCTCGTTTACGCTTTTTACGATGATCTCCTTCTCCGGCATCTTGCCGATGATGCCGATACCGGCGGTGAGGATGGTCATGTTCGGCTGCTGACTCAGCAGCTTGATCTCGCCGCTCTCCGGCTTATCCGGCTTGAGAAATCGGGCGAGCAAAACCTTCTGCCCCTGACCGAGCGCC comes from Desulfuromonas sp. and encodes:
- the cobT gene encoding nicotinate-nucleotide--dimethylbenzimidazole phosphoribosyltransferase, which codes for MTLNEALESIRPIDQKKADAVQAHIDQQTKPRGSLGRLEEFARRFIAITGRDDIRKKAIFTFAGDHGITEEGVSAFPREVTPQMVYNFVNGGAGVNALASHAGADLTVVDMGVDHDFADLTGLVKNKIGYGTANFAAGPAMSRDDAVRCLEAGILLAEKCKNENVDLVGTGDMGIGNTTPSAAIVAAITDLTVEEVTFHGTGIDDEGLKRKVAVIKKGLAVNRPDANDPVDVLAKVGGFEIGGIAGLVLGCAAVGIPVVVDGFISTAGALIASELHPDVNSYIFAAHKSVEIGHIHMLERIGQEPMLDLRMRLGEGTGAALAMTLVEAALKGYREIATFSEAGVSESDVQEAK
- a CDS encoding bifunctional adenosylcobinamide kinase/adenosylcobinamide-phosphate guanylyltransferase; translation: MGRIVYITGGSRSGKSSYAQKLAEEHVGDLLYVATAEVRDDEMAVRVGRHQAERGERWQVLEEPLQLAEAIPPAAGEAAAILIDCLTLWLSNQLEEYGDKELKIYHEATTLIEALRQLNATTYIVSNELGSGIVPENRVARTFRDLAGLLNQKIAEAADEAWLVVSGLPLKLK
- a CDS encoding cob(I)yrinic acid a,c-diamide adenosyltransferase: MQKGLVHIYTGNGKGKTTAATGVIVRALGQGQKVLLARFLKPDKPESGEIKLLSQQPNMTILTAGIGIIGKMPEKEIIVKSVNETFAEAKELVLSGAYDLAVFDEINNSMHNGYIEIAAIRKLIEERPEPMNLILTGRNAPDEIRDLADLVTSMEKVKHPYDAGIPARKGLEF